The nucleotide sequence CGCTAAGGCCAATCCACAAGGGATTAAGGCAGCAGCAGGTGGAGCAGGCTCAATACACCATTTGAACTTGCTTGCTTTTGAGCAAGGAACAGAAATTGAATTCAACTTCATTCCTTATCCAGGCTCTGCACCATCACAGAATGCAGCAATGACAGGCGAAGTTGATGTCGTCATCACCTCAGTTGCTGAACAAGCTCAGCTGATCATGGCTGGAAAACTGAGACCTCTGGGCGTTCTTGTTGAGGATGCATTTGATCTTGATGGCCGCTCTTTGGTATCTACCTTTGATGCATTCCCTGCTCTTAGCAACTATCTTCCTCTTTCACAGGCAATTGGTTTTGCCGTTAAAGCTGAAGCACCTCAGAACGTGAAAGATACGTTGTATGCAGCATTTGACAAGGCAATGCAGTCCGAAGCTGTAAAGGAATTCGGAAAGAAGAATTTCTATGTACTTTCAGGTAAAAGAGGTCCAGAGGCCAATGCAATCTTCAAGAATCTTGAAGCTGTCTTTGCTTATACTTTGAAAGATCTTGGCTCTGCAACTGTAGACCCAGAAACATTGGGTATTGTGAGACCATAGTATAAAGAGAGCCATGGAGCAGAATGTTTTTGTGCACTGCCCATGGCTTTATTCTCTAATCCGAAACGCAGGAGTATCCTCACCCCTGCTATTGAAATCCAGACGTAAGGAAAACAATCTATGATCGAAGACAAAGTTACCATGCGAAAGCGAGATTTCATCACCAGCTTGATTCTAATTTGTACTTCTATTGGAATTTTAATTGGAGCTTCCCGCATGCCTATGAAAGGTAATTATGGGGGAGTCCAAAATGCGTGGTATGTCTCACCGGCCCTTCTCCCATTGATCATCGGCATTGGTTTGCTGATTCTCAGTTGCATTCTTCTCATCAACTCGATTCTGAGCAAGGGTGCAAAAGGAGTCATAGATGACGTGGTTGCATTCACATCAAAGAAAAACAGTCTTTCTGCATCAAGCTTAGACAGCGTAGAGGCTTCAGA is from uncultured Sphaerochaeta sp. and encodes:
- a CDS encoding tripartite tricarboxylate transporter substrate binding protein, whose product is MKKMIVSVLIVSMVMILPLFAQGQGEVAYPERDITTVVVWGAGGGTDVCNRVVMAEMSKELGVNVNVVNKTGGVSGSIGMLDAFSKKADGYTLCGLSESNVTAGVMGGWENRMDVWDIFIIGGSPDVISVTPDTPYQTIEDLVAAAKANPQGIKAAAGGAGSIHHLNLLAFEQGTEIEFNFIPYPGSAPSQNAAMTGEVDVVITSVAEQAQLIMAGKLRPLGVLVEDAFDLDGRSLVSTFDAFPALSNYLPLSQAIGFAVKAEAPQNVKDTLYAAFDKAMQSEAVKEFGKKNFYVLSGKRGPEANAIFKNLEAVFAYTLKDLGSATVDPETLGIVRP